A single window of Bordetella genomosp. 11 DNA harbors:
- a CDS encoding integration host factor subunit alpha, translating to MLSEPRTLTKAELAELLFERVGLNKREAKDIVDTFFEEIRDALARGDSVKLSGFGNFQVRDKPPRPGRNPKTGETIPIAARRVVTFHASQKLKSIVESTATPAEPSSAD from the coding sequence ATGCTTTCCGAGCCACGCACATTGACCAAGGCCGAACTCGCGGAGCTATTGTTCGAACGGGTAGGTTTGAACAAGCGCGAGGCCAAGGACATTGTCGATACCTTCTTCGAGGAGATCCGCGATGCGCTTGCGCGGGGGGACTCCGTGAAGCTGTCCGGTTTTGGCAATTTCCAGGTACGCGACAAACCGCCCCGGCCCGGACGCAATCCCAAGACCGGAGAAACCATTCCGATCGCGGCACGGCGCGTGGTGACTTTCCACGCCAGCCAGAAGCTGAAGAGCATCGTCGAAAGCACCGCGACGCCTGCCGAGCCGTCTTCGGCCGACTAG
- the pheS gene encoding phenylalanine--tRNA ligase subunit alpha has protein sequence MTQLVDDLIAQAKERFAAAPDAVALENIKARFLGKEGALTVMLRGLAQLDAEQKREMGARVNRAKQQIEELLNQRRAELAQAELEQRLASETIDVTLAGRGRGVGGIHPVIRTWERVEAIFRSIGFDVADGPEIENDWTNFTALNNPENHPARSMQDTFYVDMKDAQGLPLLLRTHTSPMQVRYARMNKPPIKVIAPGRTYRVDSDATHSPMFHQVEGLWIGEDVSFADLKGVYTDFLRCFFESDDLAVRFRPSFFPFTEPSAEIDMMFTSGPNRGRWLEISGAGQVHPVVVRNFGLDPERYIGFAFGSGLERLTMLRYGVNDLRQFYEGDLRFLRQFNE, from the coding sequence ATGACACAGTTGGTCGATGACCTGATCGCTCAGGCGAAAGAACGATTCGCGGCCGCGCCCGACGCGGTTGCCCTGGAAAACATCAAAGCACGATTCCTTGGCAAGGAAGGCGCGCTGACCGTCATGCTGCGCGGGCTGGCCCAGCTGGACGCGGAGCAGAAACGCGAGATGGGCGCACGGGTGAACCGTGCCAAGCAGCAGATCGAGGAGCTGCTGAACCAGCGCCGCGCCGAACTGGCGCAGGCCGAGCTGGAGCAGCGCCTGGCCTCCGAAACCATCGATGTCACCCTGGCCGGCCGTGGCCGCGGCGTGGGCGGCATCCATCCGGTGATCCGTACCTGGGAACGCGTTGAAGCCATCTTCCGCTCCATCGGCTTCGATGTCGCCGACGGCCCGGAAATCGAAAATGACTGGACCAACTTCACCGCGCTGAACAATCCGGAAAACCATCCGGCCCGGTCCATGCAGGACACGTTCTACGTGGACATGAAGGATGCGCAGGGCCTGCCGCTGCTGCTGCGCACGCATACCAGCCCGATGCAGGTGCGCTACGCGCGCATGAACAAGCCGCCCATCAAGGTGATCGCGCCGGGACGTACCTACCGCGTCGACAGCGATGCCACGCATTCGCCCATGTTCCATCAGGTCGAAGGGCTGTGGATCGGCGAAGACGTATCGTTCGCCGACCTCAAGGGCGTCTATACGGACTTCCTGCGCTGCTTCTTCGAAAGCGACGACCTGGCGGTACGCTTCCGTCCATCCTTCTTCCCGTTTACGGAACCGTCGGCCGAGATCGACATGATGTTCACCAGCGGTCCCAACCGCGGACGCTGGCTGGAGATCTCCGGGGCGGGCCAGGTGCATCCCGTGGTCGTGCGCAACTTCGGGCTCGACCCGGAACGCTACATCGGTTTCGCATTCGGCTCGGGCCTGGAGCGCCTGACGATGCTGCGCTACGGGGTAAACGACCTGCGCCAATTCTACGAAGGCGATCTGCGTTTCCTTCGCCAGTTCAACGAATAA
- the pheT gene encoding phenylalanine--tRNA ligase subunit beta, with product MQFPESWLRALVNPAIDTEELAHRLTMAGLEVEDLQPAAPPFSGVVVGHIVEIAPHPNADKLRVCQVDDGSGERLQIVCGAPNAAAGLKVPLARIGARLPGDINIGKAKMRGVESAGMLCSARELGLSQDHAGLLELPSDSTPGASLRDLLDLDDTLFTLKLTPNRADCLSILGVGREVAALTGAALKVPAAEPVRATLGDVLPVDIQAPDLCGRFAGRIIRGVNARAATPQWMKTRLERAGQRSVSALVDISNYVMLELGRPTHVFDLDKISGGLTVRWAKPGESLVLLNGQTVALDQDVGVIAAGDAVESLAGIMGGDATAVTLDTRNIYVEAAFWWPEAIAGRARRYKFSSEASHRFERGVDYQDIPEHLEIITRLILEICGGECGPIEDKIVNVPRREPVRMRLSRCERVLGVKIPREEIAGIFTRLGLAHSIQDDTVVVEPPSYRFDLFIEEDLIEEIARIHGFERIPDQPPMALAKMRVPPEARRSPHAVRRHMAALDYQEVVNFSFVEADWERDYAGNADPIKLLNPIASQLAVMRSSLLGGLVANIVHNANRKQSRVRVFELGRVFFRDATIADGELAVAGVRQPLMLAGAAWGPHVEEQWGMPTRHVDFYDVKMDVQALFGARGTELRFEAAPHPALHPGRGARIALDGKPIGWIGELHPRWAQKAELAHAPVVFELDVQAVLEGRLPRVRELSRQPVVVRDLALWVDAALPAQAMLDTIAQAIAQDPKLSIVQDVRLFDVWREQTQVDDSTREKSLAFRFWLQDTDATLDEARVADCLERLKDRLVQAHGARQRA from the coding sequence ATGCAATTTCCCGAATCCTGGCTGCGCGCGCTGGTCAACCCTGCCATCGATACCGAAGAATTGGCGCATCGCCTGACGATGGCCGGTCTGGAAGTCGAAGACCTGCAACCCGCCGCGCCGCCGTTCTCCGGCGTGGTCGTGGGCCACATCGTCGAGATCGCCCCGCATCCGAACGCCGACAAACTGCGTGTGTGCCAGGTCGACGACGGCTCGGGCGAGCGCTTGCAGATCGTCTGCGGCGCGCCCAACGCGGCGGCCGGCCTGAAAGTGCCGCTGGCGCGCATCGGCGCGCGGCTGCCGGGCGACATCAACATCGGCAAGGCCAAGATGCGCGGTGTCGAATCCGCCGGCATGCTGTGCTCGGCGCGCGAACTGGGCCTGTCGCAGGACCATGCCGGTCTGCTGGAGTTGCCTTCCGATAGCACCCCGGGCGCCTCGCTGCGCGACCTGCTGGACCTGGACGATACGCTGTTCACGCTGAAGCTGACGCCTAATCGCGCGGACTGCCTCTCCATCCTGGGCGTGGGGCGCGAGGTCGCGGCGCTGACGGGTGCCGCCCTGAAGGTGCCGGCCGCCGAGCCCGTCCGGGCCACCCTCGGCGACGTGCTGCCGGTCGACATCCAGGCCCCGGATCTGTGCGGCCGCTTCGCAGGCCGCATCATCCGCGGCGTGAACGCCCGCGCGGCGACCCCGCAGTGGATGAAGACCCGCCTGGAGCGGGCCGGGCAGCGCTCGGTGTCGGCCCTCGTGGATATCTCGAACTATGTCATGCTGGAGCTTGGCCGGCCCACGCACGTTTTCGACCTGGACAAGATCTCCGGCGGCCTGACGGTGCGCTGGGCCAAACCCGGCGAATCGCTGGTCCTGCTGAACGGCCAGACCGTCGCGCTGGACCAGGACGTCGGCGTGATCGCCGCCGGCGATGCCGTGGAAAGCCTGGCCGGCATCATGGGCGGCGATGCGACGGCCGTCACGCTGGATACCCGGAATATCTACGTCGAGGCAGCCTTCTGGTGGCCCGAGGCCATTGCCGGGCGCGCGCGGCGCTACAAGTTCAGTTCCGAGGCCAGCCATCGATTCGAGCGTGGCGTGGATTACCAGGATATCCCCGAGCATCTGGAAATCATCACGCGGCTGATCCTGGAAATCTGCGGCGGCGAATGCGGCCCCATCGAAGACAAGATCGTCAACGTGCCGCGCCGCGAGCCGGTGCGCATGCGCCTGTCCCGCTGCGAACGCGTACTGGGCGTGAAGATCCCGCGCGAGGAGATTGCCGGAATTTTCACCCGCCTGGGGCTGGCGCACAGCATCCAGGACGACACCGTGGTGGTGGAGCCGCCGTCCTATCGCTTCGATCTGTTCATCGAGGAAGACCTGATCGAGGAAATCGCGCGCATCCACGGTTTCGAACGCATCCCCGACCAGCCGCCCATGGCACTGGCCAAGATGCGCGTGCCGCCGGAAGCGCGCCGCAGCCCGCATGCGGTGCGTCGCCATATGGCCGCGCTGGACTACCAGGAAGTCGTCAACTTCAGCTTTGTCGAAGCGGACTGGGAACGCGACTACGCGGGCAATGCCGATCCCATCAAGCTGCTCAACCCCATCGCCAGCCAACTGGCCGTGATGCGTTCCAGTCTCCTGGGGGGACTGGTAGCGAACATCGTCCATAACGCCAATCGCAAGCAGTCGCGGGTGCGGGTGTTCGAGCTGGGCCGCGTGTTCTTCCGCGACGCGACGATCGCCGATGGCGAACTGGCTGTCGCCGGGGTGCGGCAACCCTTGATGCTGGCCGGCGCGGCCTGGGGGCCGCACGTCGAAGAGCAATGGGGCATGCCGACGCGCCACGTCGACTTCTACGACGTCAAGATGGATGTGCAGGCGCTGTTCGGCGCGCGCGGTACCGAGCTGCGTTTCGAGGCGGCGCCGCATCCGGCGCTGCATCCCGGACGCGGCGCCCGCATTGCGCTGGACGGCAAGCCCATCGGCTGGATCGGCGAGCTGCACCCGCGCTGGGCGCAAAAGGCGGAGCTCGCCCATGCCCCCGTGGTGTTCGAACTGGATGTGCAGGCCGTGCTGGAAGGACGCCTGCCGCGGGTGCGCGAGTTGTCGCGGCAGCCCGTGGTGGTACGCGACCTGGCGCTGTGGGTGGACGCCGCGCTACCCGCGCAGGCCATGCTGGACACTATCGCGCAAGCCATTGCCCAGGACCCGAAACTCAGCATCGTGCAGGATGTCCGGCTCTTCGACGTGTGGCGGGAACAGACGCAAGTCGATGATTCCACTAGGGAAAAAAGCCTTGCTTTCCGCTTCTGGCTACAGGACACTGACGCAACGCTGGACGAGGCGCGTGTCGCCGACTGCCTGGAAAGACTCAAGGACAGGCTGGTCCAGGCCCACGGCGCGCGCCAACGCGCCTGA
- a CDS encoding MerR family transcriptional regulator, which produces MTRPEPAVVLPPIPAKRYFTIGEVSELCGVKPHVLRYWEQEFTQLKPVKRRGNRRYYQHHEVLLIRRIRSLLYEQGFTISGARNRLGDAREAPPHDHDAAVRFTGAEMQALRAELNGVSTVLAEALGSIRQGASDANGDVSKTGAGNTNNSGPASNDDMH; this is translated from the coding sequence ATGACTCGACCAGAACCTGCCGTTGTCCTGCCTCCGATCCCGGCCAAGCGTTACTTCACGATAGGCGAAGTCAGCGAGCTGTGCGGCGTCAAACCGCATGTGCTGCGGTACTGGGAGCAGGAATTCACCCAATTGAAACCCGTCAAGCGGCGCGGAAACCGACGCTATTACCAGCACCACGAAGTGCTGTTGATACGCCGCATCCGCTCGCTGCTTTATGAGCAGGGCTTTACGATCAGCGGCGCGCGCAACCGCCTGGGCGATGCGCGCGAGGCGCCGCCCCATGACCATGACGCGGCCGTGCGGTTTACCGGTGCGGAAATGCAGGCCCTGCGCGCGGAACTGAACGGCGTATCGACCGTGCTGGCCGAAGCCTTGGGCAGTATCCGGCAAGGTGCAAGCGACGCGAACGGCGACGTCTCGAAGACGGGCGCGGGGAACACGAACAACTCCGGGCCTGCTTCCAACGACGACATGCATTGA